One region of Halomonas huangheensis genomic DNA includes:
- a CDS encoding LysR family transcriptional regulator, which translates to MASLDDLAFFRQLAKAGNLTATARDLGLSVSAVSKRLKQLEARLGVELATRTTRRLTLTAEGERYLVRGSELLEELAELEEGLGVDREALAGPLRINATFGFGRRHIAPLLSEFCLLHPAIEASLELSNFPEPLVDGVDLGIRIGQPPDSRLIARRLLANRRVLCAAPSYLEQHSAPILPQDLVRHACLVLRENDSDYTQWRFVNVDTGQEASVKVSGRLASNDGEVIKHLALEGHGLMLRSSWDVHQELARGSLKALLPGWRGVRADFFAVYPQRRHIPARLRVFVDFLMARLGERVPDIS; encoded by the coding sequence ATGGCGTCTCTCGATGATCTAGCCTTCTTCCGTCAGTTGGCCAAGGCCGGGAACCTGACCGCTACTGCGCGTGATCTAGGGCTCTCTGTCTCGGCAGTAAGCAAGCGACTCAAACAACTCGAGGCGCGTCTGGGAGTAGAGCTGGCGACACGTACGACTCGCCGTCTGACGCTGACTGCGGAAGGCGAACGTTACCTGGTGCGCGGCAGCGAACTACTCGAGGAACTCGCCGAACTGGAGGAGGGCCTCGGTGTGGATCGCGAAGCGCTCGCCGGCCCTCTGCGCATCAATGCCACCTTCGGTTTCGGGCGGCGACATATTGCACCGCTGCTGTCTGAATTCTGTCTGTTGCATCCGGCGATCGAAGCCTCGTTGGAGCTGTCCAACTTCCCTGAACCACTGGTCGATGGTGTGGATTTGGGTATCCGTATTGGCCAACCTCCGGATTCGCGCTTGATCGCGCGACGGCTGTTGGCCAATCGGCGCGTACTGTGTGCCGCACCGAGTTACCTTGAACAGCACTCGGCGCCGATACTTCCACAAGACCTGGTGCGCCACGCTTGCCTGGTGCTGCGCGAGAACGACAGTGACTATACTCAGTGGAGATTCGTCAATGTTGATACTGGGCAGGAAGCCTCGGTCAAGGTCTCTGGACGTCTGGCCAGTAACGATGGAGAAGTGATCAAGCATCTCGCGCTGGAGGGCCACGGCTTGATGTTGCGCTCATCATGGGATGTCCACCAGGAGTTGGCGAGGGGGAGTCTGAAAGCTCTGTTGCCGGGGTGGCGTGGAGTACGTGCCGACTTCTTTGCTGTCTATCCCCAGCGACGCCATATTCCGGCTCGCCTGCGTGTTTTCGTGGATTTTCTGATGGCTCGTCTGGGTGAGCGAGTTCCTGATATATCGTGA
- a CDS encoding class I SAM-dependent methyltransferase produces the protein MSEQDSNSTAGVDRHYVADDPQSLVARLRDAFIDAGLSPDRLTPAQIAGIDQLHLGGRGASRSLLALADLTDISRVLDVGCGTGGASRMLAAELRCQVQGVDITPAFIEVARWLSQACGLADQTEFLCADAAELPVRSSSIAVVWCQHALLNMPDRDAVLSEWRRVLTSSGLVLLHEVVSGENTEPLTLPVPWARQPEHSCLESQQELEQRLRSAGFQLRTLIDVTDQALAWRSHHGRREQQEKAVERPALPGAQLLFGEDFIAMGRNLQANLADDRVRVIQGVWEKGKG, from the coding sequence ATGAGTGAGCAAGACAGCAATAGCACCGCCGGCGTGGATCGGCATTATGTGGCAGATGACCCGCAATCACTTGTGGCACGCCTGCGTGATGCTTTTATTGACGCTGGTCTTTCCCCTGACCGGCTGACACCGGCGCAGATTGCCGGGATCGACCAACTGCATCTCGGCGGACGCGGGGCCAGTCGCAGCCTATTGGCGTTGGCAGATCTGACGGACATCTCGCGGGTGTTGGATGTGGGCTGTGGCACTGGCGGCGCCAGTCGCATGCTGGCAGCAGAGTTGCGGTGCCAGGTGCAGGGTGTCGACATCACGCCCGCTTTTATCGAGGTGGCGCGTTGGCTGAGCCAGGCGTGTGGACTTGCTGACCAGACCGAATTTCTGTGCGCAGACGCTGCCGAACTGCCGGTGCGATCCAGCAGTATCGCAGTGGTGTGGTGCCAGCATGCGCTGCTCAATATGCCCGACCGCGACGCGGTGCTGAGTGAATGGCGGCGAGTACTGACCTCGAGTGGTCTGGTATTGCTGCATGAAGTGGTGTCTGGGGAGAACACTGAACCCTTGACGCTACCGGTCCCCTGGGCACGACAACCTGAGCATAGCTGCCTTGAGTCACAGCAGGAGCTCGAGCAGCGACTGCGGAGCGCAGGCTTCCAACTGCGAACACTGATCGATGTGACGGACCAGGCGCTGGCCTGGCGGAGCCACCACGGTAGGCGTGAACAGCAGGAAAAAGCCGTTGAGCGCCCAGCATTACCCGGCGCCCAACTGCTGTTTGGAGAAGACTTCATCGCCATGGGGCGAAACCTGCAGGCCAACCTGGCTGATGATCGCGTCCGCGTTATTCAGGGGGTGTGGGAGAAGGGCAAGGGATAA
- a CDS encoding tartrate dehydrogenase, which produces MTYRIAVLAGDGIGTEVMPEGVRALEATARRFNIDIELTHFDFACCDYYLEHGKMLPDDWHQTLIEFDAIYYGAIGWPEKVPDHISLWGSLLKFRREFDQYVNLRPCRLLPGIKSPLANRVPGDIDFYVVRENTEGEYSSVGGTMFEGTEREVVIQETVMTRHGVDRVLKYAFELAQQRPRQKLTSATKSNGIAITMPWWDKRVAEMSEQYPEVSVDKFHIDILTANFVMHPDWFDVVVASNLFGDILSDLGPACTGTIGVAPSANINPEGKFPSLFEPVHGSAPDIAGKGIANPIGQIWSGAMMLEHLGHKDAGDAILAAIEAVLEEADSNVVTPDVGGTGTTASLGQAISERIEKG; this is translated from the coding sequence ATGACGTATCGCATTGCAGTACTGGCAGGTGATGGTATTGGCACCGAAGTCATGCCAGAAGGCGTACGCGCTCTGGAAGCCACCGCACGTCGCTTCAATATCGATATCGAACTGACCCACTTCGATTTCGCCTGCTGCGACTACTATCTGGAACACGGCAAGATGCTACCGGATGACTGGCACCAGACGCTGATCGAGTTCGATGCCATCTACTATGGAGCTATCGGCTGGCCGGAAAAGGTGCCAGACCATATTTCGCTGTGGGGCTCGCTGCTCAAATTCCGGCGCGAGTTCGACCAGTACGTCAACCTGCGCCCCTGTCGCCTGTTGCCCGGCATCAAGAGCCCGCTGGCGAACCGAGTGCCCGGTGATATCGATTTCTATGTGGTGCGCGAGAACACCGAGGGTGAGTATTCCAGTGTCGGTGGCACCATGTTTGAAGGCACTGAACGTGAAGTGGTCATTCAGGAAACGGTCATGACCCGCCATGGCGTCGACAGGGTACTGAAATATGCCTTCGAGCTGGCCCAACAGCGCCCGCGCCAGAAACTGACTTCGGCCACCAAGTCCAATGGCATCGCCATTACCATGCCCTGGTGGGACAAGCGCGTCGCCGAAATGTCCGAACAATACCCGGAAGTCAGCGTCGACAAGTTCCATATCGACATCCTCACCGCCAACTTCGTGATGCACCCCGATTGGTTTGACGTTGTCGTTGCCAGCAACCTGTTCGGCGATATCCTCTCCGACCTCGGCCCAGCCTGTACCGGCACCATCGGCGTCGCCCCTTCGGCCAACATCAATCCTGAAGGAAAATTCCCCAGCCTGTTTGAGCCGGTACATGGCAGCGCCCCGGATATTGCCGGCAAGGGCATCGCCAATCCGATTGGTCAAATCTGGTCTGGCGCAATGATGCTCGAACATCTCGGCCACAAGGACGCCGGCGATGCGATCCTCGCCGCTATCGAGGCAGTTCTCGAGGAAGCCGACAGCAATGTAGTGACACCAGATGTCGGCGGCACCGGCACCACCGCCAGTCTGGGACAAGCCATCAGCGAGCGAATCGAGAAGGGGTAA